The sequence below is a genomic window from Chaetodon auriga isolate fChaAug3 chromosome 8, fChaAug3.hap1, whole genome shotgun sequence.
AGAGGGATTGTAATTTTCAGTCATCACATTTGTCATTACAAACCCCAAATGTGGTAGAATTGCCTCAGACTCTATAACCCATTTTTGTCACTGTGCTTATGATTAATCATAATAATGATTACAATCTTGATTAATGTACGCCAGAGTCAACGTGTTAAAATGATTTCGTCTACCACTTGTAGCAAAGGaaagtgcattttttaaaagtgcattttttgtttcatcagcCTACCCCCTGAAATGTCATAAGTGTTTACCGGGAAGCTCGGGaacctgcacagacacagaagtACAATGCCCTTCACCATCTTATCAATGTGGTGCACTGAAAATCACTTCATTTGCAGGTATGGTATTTTGTGGTGCATCATTTTCTTTGTAAAACAGTTTTTCATGGTGTCCAGTTTACAAAAGTTGCTCTTTTGTTGCAGGTGATTCAAAACTTTCTGATGTCCGCATGAAAATTTGTGTTTTGGCCGACCAGTGTGTTGAGGGCTCAGTCAACTTTGGAATCGCCAGACACATAATCACCAGCAAGTGCTGCACCTCCGAGCTCTGCAACACCGAACCTGCCCCTGGTAACTTACTGATGTTGTCTGTTGGTATTAAGATGCTTCTTTGCACAGAGATTCAAATTCCAAGATGAGCCAGTATGAGGGAAATTCCTTTaccctccatcaccatctgctACAGCTGGGCTGAAGGGCAAAATACCTTCAACTGCCACTGTGGAACTGCacatagctgtgtgtgtgtgtgtgtgtgtgtgtgtggatgggtgggtgtgggtttgtgtttgtatgcatgtgtatgcacgtgtttgtgtgtgtttatgagggagagagagagggaatcTCCAGGTTCCTGTTaatctgttttttctcattcactttgctgtattttcagACAATATACAAACAAATGCCATAAATCTACATTTCCTCCATCTGTTAATTTAATAGCAGTTATTTCAACTTATTTgtcagcagagaaacaaaaagtcaGAAAGTCCTTGAAAAAGgcactgaagaagaaaagagcttTTCAGTCACCCCTCCATCTTCATACCTCCCCAAATAATGCGAACAATATCTGTTCTGTTACAGAGCCCAGTTCATCCAGTCCCAATGGTAAAAGATGCTACCACTGCGATGGACTAAAGTGCTCTGCAACTCTAAACTGTGCGGGGAATGAGGACCACTGCATCTCAAAAACAGGTAACAGGCCTACAGCACTAAACATCTGACTCTGTTCCACATgtttcctcagctcagaaggatttgTAGTGATTCTAGTAGATGTATTACCACTTTAACCTCACACACTAacatccttttctttctctcagtgaCTGCAGGGGGTAAAAAGACCATCACGAAAGGCTGTGCCTCCAAGCAGATCTGCT
It includes:
- the LOC143324690 gene encoding uncharacterized protein LOC143324690; amino-acid sequence: MHLIVLIFGIVLLPEAYPLKCHKCLPGSSGTCTDTEVQCPSPSYQCGALKITSFAGDSKLSDVRMKICVLADQCVEGSVNFGIARHIITSKCCTSELCNTEPAPEPSSSSPNGKRCYHCDGLKCSATLNCAGNEDHCISKTVTAGGKKTITKGCASKQICSNTQNPQIKALIGEEISCCQGDFCNSASSTSAGLLLLVAPLISLAMFS